A single window of Polyodon spathula isolate WHYD16114869_AA chromosome 2, ASM1765450v1, whole genome shotgun sequence DNA harbors:
- the LOC121327781 gene encoding heat shock protein beta-11-like: protein MLCSPVFQPFLSTPFAFNMPVCSLWPENRHFFMQMENERVRQMEELKRRVDFIDQVHQVLLKEVVKTNSASEFSDSKSPSYKLENDENHFALMLDTKDFLPEELTVKQVGRKLLVSGKHEKKDEARDGCYSYKYQEFRQELELPEDVKPDAVTCSFSNGQLQIEVPRLALPAVTERTVPIKTSPAVKTQQERNTEEHE from the coding sequence ATGCTGTGCTCTCCTGTATTCCAGCCTTTCCTCAGCACACCTTTTGCTTTCAATATGCCAGTGTGCTCACTGTGGCCAGAGAACCGGCACTTCTTCATGCAGATGGAAAATGAAAGGGTGAGACAAATGGAGGAACTGAAGAGAAGAGTGGACTTTATTGATCAGGTCCATCAAGTGCTGTTGAAAGAGGTGGTGAAAACAAATAGTGCCAGCGAGTTCTCAGACTCCAAATCGCCCTCCTACAAGCTGGAGAATGACGAAAACCATTTTGCTCTGATGCTGGATACCAAAGACTTTCTACCTGAAGAGCTGACTGTGAAACAGGTGGGAAGGAAACTGCTGGTGAGCGGAAAGCATGAAAAGAAAGATGAAGCCCGAGATGGTTGCTACTCCTACAAATACCAGGAGTTTAGACAGGAACTGGAGCTGCCAGAAGATGTCAAGCCTGATGCAGTGACCTGCTCTTTCTCCAATGGACAGCTACAGATTGAAGTTCCAAGACTGGCACTGCCAGCTGTGACTGAGAGAACTGTTCCCATCAAAACCAGCCCTGCAGTGAAGACACAGCAAGAGAGGAACACAGAGGAACATGAATAG
- the LOC121327791 gene encoding heat shock protein beta-11-like, which produces MLCSPVFQPFLSTPFAFNMPVCSLWPENRHFFMQMENERVRQMEELKRRVDFIDQVHQVLLKEMVKTNSASEFSDSKSPSYKLENDENHFALMLDTKDFLPEELTVKQVGRKLLVSGKHEKKDEARDGCYSYKYQEFRQELELPEDVKPDAVTCSFSNGQLQIEVPRLALPAVTERTVPIKTSPAVKTRQERNTEEQE; this is translated from the coding sequence ATGCTGTGCTCTCCTGTATTCCAGCCTTTCCTCAGCACACCTTTTGCTTTCAATATGCCAGTGTGCTCACTGTGGCCAGAGAACCGGCACTTCTTCATGCAGATGGAAAATGAAAGGGTGAGACAAATGGAGGAACTGAAGAGAAGAGTGGACTTTATTGATCAGGTCCATCAAGTGCTGTTGAAAGAGATGGTGAAAACAAATAGTGCCAGCGAGTTCTCAGACTCCAAATCGCCCTCCTACAAGCTGGAGAATGACGAAAACCATTTTGCTCTGATGCTGGATACCAAAGACTTTCTACCTGAAGAGCTGACTGTGAAACAGGTGGGAAGGAAACTGCTGGTGAGCGGAAAGCATGAAAAGAAAGATGAAGCCCGAGATGGTTGCTACTCCTACAAATACCAAGAGTTTAGACAGGAACTGGAGCTGCCAGAAGATGTCAAGCCTGATGCAGTGACCTGCTCCTTCTCCAATGGGCAGCTACAGATTGAAGTTCCAAGACTGGCACTGCCAGCTGTGACTGAGAGAACTGTTCCCATCAAAACCAGCCCTGCAGTGAAGACACGGCAAGAGAGGAACACAGAGGAACAGGAATAG
- the LOC121326392 gene encoding heat shock protein beta-11-like: protein MLSHLECITADSETLLVVAYARAASKYVISENVTSLSLPILNPPFAYNMPVCSLWPENRPFFIQMENERMRQMGDLKRRVDFIDQVHQLLLKEVVKTNSESELSDSKSPSYKLEKDANHFTLMLDTKDFLPEELTVKQVGRKLLVRGKHEKKDEARDGCYSYKYQEFRQELELPEDVKLDAVTCSFSNGQLQIEVPRLALPAVTERTVPIKTSPAVKTQQARNTEEQE from the exons ATGTTGAGCCACCTTGAGTGTATAACTGCTGACTCGGAAACATTGCTCGTGGTGGCCTATGCGCGAGCAGCTTCAAAATACGTCATCTCTGAAAACGTCACATCCCTATCAC TGCCTATATTAAACCCACCTTTTGCTTACAATATGCCAGTGTGCTCACTGTGGCCAGAGAATCGGCCCTTCTTCATTCAGATGGAAAATGAAAGGATGAGACAAATGGGGGACCTGAAGAGAAGAGTGGACTTTATTGATCAGGTCCATCAACTGCTGTTGAAAGAGGTGGTGAAAACAAATAGTGAAAGCGAGTTGTCAGACTCCAAATCACCCTCCTACAAGCTGGAGAAAGATGCAAACCATTTTACTCTGATGCTGGATACCAAAGACTTTCTACCTGAAGAGCTGACTGTGAAACAGGTGGGAAGGAAACTGCTGGTGAGAGGAAAGCATGAAAAGAAAGATGAAGCCCGAGATGGTTGCTACTCCTACAAATACCAGGAGTTTAGACAGGAACTGGAGCTGCCAGAAGATGTCAAGCTTGATGCAGTGACCTGCTCCTTCTCCAATGGGCAGCTACAGATTGAAGTTCCAAGACTGGCACTGCCAGCTGTGACTGAGAGAACTGTTCCCATCAAAACCAGCCCTGCAGTGAAGACACAGCAAGCGAGGAACACAGAGGAACAGGAATAA